The following proteins are co-located in the Silene latifolia isolate original U9 population chromosome 1, ASM4854445v1, whole genome shotgun sequence genome:
- the LOC141649325 gene encoding uncharacterized protein LOC141649325, giving the protein MASCTVRKVLVDTGSSVNLIMLKTIENMGFSEKDLQKKTIPLVGFSGETPNSLGEIVIPTYAGGINNQVRYLVIDGPSTYNVIPRRPWLHIMKAVPSTYHQCVKFPIPWGVEKIRGDHEEARGCYKRALKCTTSPPT; this is encoded by the coding sequence ATGGCCAGTTGCACGGTTAGAAAGGTCCTGGTAGATACTGGCAGCTCGGTCAATctgatcatgctgaaaaccatagaaaacatgggattcagcgagaaggacttGCAGAAGAAGACCATCCCACTGgtgggattcagtggagaaacaccTAACTCACTAGGAGAGATCGTGATCCCAACCTACGCAGGAGGAATCAACAATCAAGTAAGGTACTTGGTCATTGATGGACCATCTACCTACAATGTTATCCCTAGAAGACCATGGCTACATAtaatgaaagcagtcccctcaacgtATCATCAATGTGTGAAGTTCCCCATACCCTGGGGAGTGGAAAAGATACGTGGAGATCATGAGGAAGCCAGGGGATGCTATAAGAGAGCACTAAAATGCACAACTAGCCCTCCAACATAG